The Cellulomonas sp. S1-8 genomic sequence GGCCGTCGCGCAGCGAGCGGGCGTGCTGGTTGCCGATGTCGGGCGCGGACGTCGTGACGAGCGCGGCGAGCGCCGTGATCAGCTTGCGGGCCTCGTCGAGGTCGCGGTGCCGGTCGCCCGGTCCGCCCGCGTCGTCCTCCGCGAGACCGCACTTGACCGCCGCCGCGCTCATGAGGTGCACGGCCGCCGCGGTGATGACCTCGACGGCGGCGACGTCGGCGATGTCGCGGGTGGCCTGCACGGCCGCGTCCGCTGCGGCGTCGTCGGTGGTGTGGCTCATGCCTCGATCCTCTCATCGCGCGGGCGTGGGACGGCGGACCCCGCGGGCGGCGGACGTCATCCGGCCGCACGCGCGAGCGGCCCCGCACCCTCGGGTGCGGGGCCGCCCTGGCCGGTGTGCGGCCCGTGCGGTGCCGGGGTCAGGCCACCGGCAGGCTCGCGGTCCCGGGCTCACCGGTCTCGACCGGGGCGTCGATCGCCGTGAGGCGCTCCCGCAGCGCGACGCCGAGCCCGGCGTCGACGGCCGTCCAGTACCCGATCGCGCGCTCACGGATGTCCGCGCTCATGACGCCGCCCACATGACCCGTGATCGTGTCGAGGAACCGTGCGCGTGCCGCGTCGTCGAAGACCTCGCGGTAGAGCGTGCCCGCCTGGCCGAAGTCGTCGTCCTGCGGGTGCAGCGTCGCCGCCGTGCGGACGAGCGCGCCGTCGGACTCCCACCCGCCGTCGCTGGTGCGCGACGGGTCCGCGGCAGGGCCGCCGACCGAGTTCGGTGCGTAGACAGGCGTCGCGGCCGACTCGAAGTGGTACCGCGCCGCGCCGTCCTTCGAGTAGGAGTGCACCGGTGCCACCGGCGCGTTCACCGGGAGCTGCGCGTGGTTCGTCCCGACGCGGTACCGGTGCGCGTCGGCGTAGGAGAAGATCCGCGCGAGCAGCATCCTGTCCGGGCTGGCCGCGATGCCGGGCACGAAGTTGCTCGGCGCGAACGTCGCCTGCTCGATCTGCGCGAAGTAGTTCTCCGGGTTGCGGTTGAGCTCCATCACGCCGACCTCGACGAGCGGGTAGTCCGCGTGCGGCCACACCTTCGTCAGGTCGAACGGGTTGAACCGGTACTCGGTGGCGTCCGAGTACGGCATGACCTGGACGCTGAGCGTCCAGCGCGGGAAGTCCCCGCCCTCGATGTGGTCGTGCAGGTCGCGGATGTGGTGGTCGGCGTCGGACCCGGCGAGCTGCGCGGCGTCCTGCGGGGACATGTTCTCGATGCCCTGCTGCGTCCGGAAGTGGTACTTGACCCAGAACCGCTCGCCGGCCGCGTTGATCCACTGGTAGGTGTGCGAGCCGAACCCGTCCATGTGGCGCCACGTGGCAGGGATGCCGCGGTCGCCCATGAGCCACGTCACCTGGTGCGCCGACTCCGGCGACAGCGTCCAGAAGTCCCACTGCATGTCGTTGTCACGCAGGTGCGAGCCCGGCAGGCGCTTCTGGGAGTGGATGAAGTCGGGGAACTTGATGCCGTCCCGGATGAAGAACACGGGGGTGTTGTTGCCCACGAGGTCGTAGTTGCCCTCGGACGTGTAGAACTTCAGCGCGAAGCCGCGCGGGTCGCGCCACGTGTCGGGGGAGCCCTGCTCACCGGCCACCGTGGAGAAGCGCGCGAGCAACTCGGTGGTGGCGCCCGGCTGGAAGAGCGCCGCACGGGTGTACGCCGACACGTCGTGCGTCACGGTGAACGTGCCGAACGCACCTCCGCCCTTGGCGTGCACGACGCGCTCCGGGACGCGCTCGCGGTTGAACTGCGCGAGCTTCTCGACGAGGTAGTGGTCGTGCAGGGCGATCGGGCCGTCGGCGCCGACGGTCATCGCGTGCGCGTCGGACGCGACCGGGGCGCCGGAGTTGGTGGTGGTGGCGGGGACGTGGGGCAAGGGGGTTCCTCTCGTCGTCCGGGCGGACGGGCCCGGGGGGTCGTGGTGCGGGTGCCGGCGACGCGGGGGGCGTCAGCCGGCGGTCCGGCAGGTGGGGCACAGGCCCCAGAACGTGACCTCGGCCGTCTCGACCGCGAAGCCGGAGGTCGAGCTCGGTGTGAGGCACGGCGCGTGCCCGACGGCGCAGTCCACGTCGTCGACGGCGCCGCAGCCCCGGCAGACGACGTGGTGATGGTTGTCGCCGGTGCGTCGCTCGTAGCGCGCCGGGTGGCCGGCCGGTTCGATCCGGCGCACCAGCCCGGCGTCCGACAGGGCGTGCAGCACGTCGTAGACGGCCTGCACGGACACCGTCGGCAGCGTGGTCCGTGCCTGCCGGAAGACCTCGTCGGCGTCGAGGTGGGCCCGCTCGTCGAGCGCGCCGAGGACGGCCAGCCGGGGAGCCGTGACGCGAAGCCCGTGCCGTCGCAGCAGGTCGGTGTCGGTCACAGGGCCGACCCCACCATGTTTTCTGGAATCATTCAAGTATCGACGCGCGAGGTGCGCGCAACCGACATGCGCCGTTCACGCAGAGGTGGGCTCGCGGAGCGGGGTCTGGTACCCTCAGGTTCGACTGATCCGCGCTGTCGCGCGCCCTCGTCCTGTCGCACGGCCTCTGGTGGTTCTCGAGTGAGCTTCGAGAGCTGCGGGTGACCGTGCCGGAGTCGGGGACACGCGGCGGTGTGGATGCACAAGTGGAGCTCCTCCCACCTGGCCCCGACCGATCGGCTCGTCCGACGACAGGGAACCAGGTCACAGTCCGCAGGTCGCCGGGTTCTCCCGTCGACCGGTCGAGGGTCGCCCTGCGCCCGTCGACGTGGACGTGGACGAGGCCTCCCCCTGTGCTCAGGGCGGGGGCCATCCTCGTTCCTGGGGTCGATCACGACGAACCCGAGGAGCACACATCAGCGAGCCCCGCATCAACGATCGGATCCGCGTCGCCGAGGTCCGACTCGTCGGACCCAACGGTGAGCAGGTCGGCATCGTGCGCCTGGAGGACGCTCTGCGTCTGGCCCAGGACGCGGACCTCGACCTGGTCGAGGTGGCCCCGACCGCACGTCCGCCCGTGTGCAAGATCATGGACTTCGGCAAGTTCAAGTACGAGGCCGACATGAAGGCGCGTGAGGCCCGGCGCAACCAGGCCAACACGATCCTCAAGGAGATCCGTTTCCGGCTGAAGATCGACCCGCACGACTACGGCACCAAGAAGGGCCATGTCGAGCGGTTCCTCAAGGCCGGCGACAAGGTCAAGGTCATGATCATGTTCCGCGGTCGCGAGCAGTCGCGCCCGGAGATGGGCGTGCGCCTGCTGCAGCGCCTGGCTGCCGACGTGGCCGAGCTCGGCTTCATCGAGAGCATGCCGAAGCAGGACGGCCGCAACATGATCATGGTGCTCGGGCCGACCAAGAAGAAGGCGGAGCAGCGCAACGAGCAGCGCCGCGCCGCCGC encodes the following:
- a CDS encoding DUF1844 domain-containing protein, translating into MSHTTDDAAADAAVQATRDIADVAAVEVITAAAVHLMSAAAVKCGLAEDDAGGPGDRHRDLDEARKLITALAALVTTSAPDIGNQHARSLRDGLRSLQLAFREASPFPDALGEGPGEKFTGPVS
- a CDS encoding catalase; this encodes MTVGADGPIALHDHYLVEKLAQFNRERVPERVVHAKGGGAFGTFTVTHDVSAYTRAALFQPGATTELLARFSTVAGEQGSPDTWRDPRGFALKFYTSEGNYDLVGNNTPVFFIRDGIKFPDFIHSQKRLPGSHLRDNDMQWDFWTLSPESAHQVTWLMGDRGIPATWRHMDGFGSHTYQWINAAGERFWVKYHFRTQQGIENMSPQDAAQLAGSDADHHIRDLHDHIEGGDFPRWTLSVQVMPYSDATEYRFNPFDLTKVWPHADYPLVEVGVMELNRNPENYFAQIEQATFAPSNFVPGIAASPDRMLLARIFSYADAHRYRVGTNHAQLPVNAPVAPVHSYSKDGAARYHFESAATPVYAPNSVGGPAADPSRTSDGGWESDGALVRTAATLHPQDDDFGQAGTLYREVFDDAARARFLDTITGHVGGVMSADIRERAIGYWTAVDAGLGVALRERLTAIDAPVETGEPGTASLPVA
- a CDS encoding Fur family transcriptional regulator, which produces MTDTDLLRRHGLRVTAPRLAVLGALDERAHLDADEVFRQARTTLPTVSVQAVYDVLHALSDAGLVRRIEPAGHPARYERRTGDNHHHVVCRGCGAVDDVDCAVGHAPCLTPSSTSGFAVETAEVTFWGLCPTCRTAG
- the infC gene encoding translation initiation factor IF-3 codes for the protein MDEASPCAQGGGHPRSWGRSRRTRGAHISEPRINDRIRVAEVRLVGPNGEQVGIVRLEDALRLAQDADLDLVEVAPTARPPVCKIMDFGKFKYEADMKAREARRNQANTILKEIRFRLKIDPHDYGTKKGHVERFLKAGDKVKVMIMFRGREQSRPEMGVRLLQRLAADVAELGFIESMPKQDGRNMIMVLGPTKKKAEQRNEQRRAAAEANDGEPTGKESAEQAPHIPWPPVASQMPTVIEEPTADAEAPAAQAPAAQAPAAPASAPQAPAAQAPAAQAPVRSGAPTAPRRPSSPRPPSGPSAPRTSAPSSRPAPASRPAAPSSAPSSAPASRPAPAAGAPRPPAPRPAAAPAAPPRPSSPPNPAARPGPRTGAAPKPAAPRPAPSGPADGEKSD